The region AGAAATTCCTGCCCGAGGAGCCGCGCATCGTCGAGGAGCGCCCCGGCTCCGGGCTCATCGGGCGCGCCTACGAGCCGCTCTTCCCCTACGCCAAGGGGGAGCGCACCCACGTGATCCTGGAAGGCCCCTTCGTGGACACCTCCATGGGCACGGGCATCGTCCACATGGCCCCCGCCTTCGGCGAGGACGACTACAACCTCTGCACCTCCGAAGGCATCGACCTCTTCGACCCGGTGGACCACCAGGGCCGCTTCACCGAGGCCGCGCCCGACTGGCAGGGCATGGGCGTGTTCGAGGCCAACAAGCACATCGCCCGCCGCCTGCGCGAGACCGGCGCCCTCTTCGCCCAGGAGAACTACCGCCACAAGTACCCGCACTGCTGGCGCTGCGACCAGCCCCTGATCTACCGCGCCATCTCCAGCTGGTACGTGCGCGTGGCCCAGAACCGCGAGGCCCTGCTCAGCTGCAACGAGGACATCAACTGGGTGCCCGCGCACATCGGCCAGGGCCGCTTCAAGAACTGGATCGCGGACGCGCGCGACTGGTCCGTCTCGCGCAACAGGTTCTGGGGCACGCCCATCCCGGTGTGGCGCTGTCAGACCTGCGGCGCGGTGGAGGTGCCCGGCTCCATCGCGGAGCTGGAAGCCAAGACCGGCACCCAGATCACGGACCTGCACCGCCCCTTCTGCGACGAGCTGAACTGGAAGTGCTCGGCCTCAGGCTGCTCCGGCACCATGCAGCGCGTGCCCGAGGTGTTCGACTGCTGGTTCGAGTCCGGGGCCATGCCCTACGGCCAGGCCCACTACCCCTTCGAGAACAAGCAGTGGTTCGACGACAACTACCCCGCCAGCTTCATCGTGGAATACATCGCGCAGACGCGCGGCTGGTTCTACACCCTGCTGGTGGAAGGGGCGCTGCTCAAGAACCAGACCCCCTTCACCAACGCCATCTGCCACGGCGTGGTCCTGGCGGAGGACGGCCGCAAGATGTCCAAGCGGCTCAAGAACTTCCCCGACCCCATGGAGGTGGTGGACAAGCACGGCTCCGACGCCCTGCGCATCTACCTGCTCTCCTCCCCGGTGGTGCGCGGGCAGGACGTGCGCTTCACCGAGCGCGACGTGGAAGAGGCCGTGCGCCGCTACCTGATCCCCTACTGGAACGTGTTCCACTTCTTCACCTCCTACGCGGCCCTGGCCAAGGGCTACGAGCCCGCCCTGCTGGAGGCCGCCTCGGCCCTGCCCGACAGGCACATCCTGGCGGAGCTGGAGCGCCTGCGCAAAACGGTGGAGGGCCACATCGAGGCCTACGACCTGCCCCGCTGCTACCAGGCCATCCTGGAGTTCGTGGAGACGCTCTCGGGCTGGTACGTGCGCCTGAACCGCCCCCGCTTCTGGACCGAAGAGGTCACCGACGACGCGCGCCAAGCCTTCGACACGCTCTACACCGTGCTGGTGGAGTCCTCGCGCATCTTCGCCCCCTTCATCCCCTTCGCCATGGATTACATCCACACGCACCTCGTGGGCTCCTCCGTGCACCTGGCCGACTGGCCCGCTGCCCAGCCCGCCCGCGACGACGAGAAACTCACCAGCGAGATCGACACCGTGCGCCGCATCAT is a window of Fundidesulfovibrio soli DNA encoding:
- the ileS gene encoding isoleucine--tRNA ligase, translated to MKPAPSSVSFPKLEEDVLASWQQDRTFWKSMDRTKSGKPYVFYDGPPFATGLPHYGHILTSYVKDTVPRYHTMRGRFVDRTWGWDCHGLPIEYEVEKHLAISGKAEIQKYGIDKFNQKCRDIVLGYAGEWERVITRIGRWVDFSRQYKTMDLTFMESVLWAFSEMFNKGLVYESPRVVAYCNRCMTPLSNFETGLDDSFRERDDMAITVRLRDRENPQWSYLAWTTTPWTLPSNLALAVNKDIAYALVEVAEGDLVWLAKDRMEAMKKFLPEEPRIVEERPGSGLIGRAYEPLFPYAKGERTHVILEGPFVDTSMGTGIVHMAPAFGEDDYNLCTSEGIDLFDPVDHQGRFTEAAPDWQGMGVFEANKHIARRLRETGALFAQENYRHKYPHCWRCDQPLIYRAISSWYVRVAQNREALLSCNEDINWVPAHIGQGRFKNWIADARDWSVSRNRFWGTPIPVWRCQTCGAVEVPGSIAELEAKTGTQITDLHRPFCDELNWKCSASGCSGTMQRVPEVFDCWFESGAMPYGQAHYPFENKQWFDDNYPASFIVEYIAQTRGWFYTLLVEGALLKNQTPFTNAICHGVVLAEDGRKMSKRLKNFPDPMEVVDKHGSDALRIYLLSSPVVRGQDVRFTERDVEEAVRRYLIPYWNVFHFFTSYAALAKGYEPALLEAASALPDRHILAELERLRKTVEGHIEAYDLPRCYQAILEFVETLSGWYVRLNRPRFWTEEVTDDARQAFDTLYTVLVESSRIFAPFIPFAMDYIHTHLVGSSVHLADWPAAQPARDDEKLTSEIDTVRRIIECGRSVREKVRINLRQPLASIMVAGVDRAAVEPYRALIEEQVNVKAVEYPEDASAFAARVVQLDAKTLGPLLKGAFGPTLAAVKKGDYAVGEDGALSAAGTRVEPTHYTVAWEALSGDVGVAADKGVVAGLVLTITPELKREGAARTLNRLIQDQRKKLDLAYDQRIRLGIEADGVWKEALEAHVGWLTEQCLAVAVEWKAAAPQIEVNDDNGSLKVEIVAQ